The following are from one region of the Gehongia tenuis genome:
- a CDS encoding SigF/SigG family RNA polymerase sporulation sigma factor → MSREVLLTHEEAIALIKRAQQGDEEASETMVERNIALVKSIVKKFLNRGVDYDDLFQIGCLGLVKAVQNYDLQYNVRFSTYAVPMIAGEIKRFLRDDGMVKVSRSVKEQAFKILAVQEQMKKELGRDPTIQEVATRLEMEPEEAAVALESIRSPVSIFEPVNDGGNSNSPVLMMDRIAEDDSGPQVIDRILLRELIAKLSPRERQIIILRFFKDQTQSQIARVLGVSQVQVSRLETKILSKMREAAGGA, encoded by the coding sequence ATGAGTAGGGAGGTTCTCCTGACCCATGAAGAGGCCATTGCGCTGATCAAGCGGGCCCAGCAGGGGGATGAGGAAGCTTCGGAAACCATGGTGGAACGGAATATTGCATTGGTGAAGAGCATCGTCAAGAAGTTCCTCAATCGAGGGGTGGACTATGATGATCTGTTTCAGATCGGTTGCCTTGGGCTGGTCAAGGCCGTGCAAAACTATGATTTGCAGTACAACGTCCGCTTTTCCACCTATGCGGTTCCCATGATCGCCGGAGAAATCAAGCGTTTCCTCCGGGATGACGGCATGGTCAAGGTGAGCCGCTCGGTCAAGGAACAGGCTTTCAAGATCCTTGCGGTGCAGGAGCAAATGAAAAAGGAACTGGGACGGGATCCCACCATCCAGGAGGTGGCAACCAGGCTGGAAATGGAGCCGGAGGAAGCCGCGGTGGCCCTCGAATCCATTCGCTCGCCCGTGTCCATCTTTGAGCCGGTGAACGATGGCGGGAACTCCAATTCGCCGGTGCTCATGATGGATCGAATCGCTGAGGATGACAGCGGACCCCAGGTGATCGACCGAATACTGCTCAGGGAGCTCATTGCCAAGCTTTCGCCCAGAGAGCGTCAGATTATTATCCTCAGATTTTTCAAGGATCAGACCCAAAGCCAGATCGCTAGAGTTTTGGGCGTGTCCCAGGTTCAGGTCTCCAGGCTGGAGACCA
- the spoIIAB gene encoding anti-sigma F factor — translation MKNEMRLEILSISENEAFARAVAGAFAAQLNPTLEELADIKMAVSEAVTNAIIHGYECDGKRMVEIHGVIRGSVVAFEVIDQGCGIDDVDQAREPFYTSKPDLERSGMGFTVMETFMDKVEVTSGKDKGTKVFMLKAIKAAKERETSDHE, via the coding sequence ATCAAGAATGAAATGCGGCTGGAGATCTTGAGCATCTCGGAAAACGAAGCCTTTGCAAGAGCGGTGGCCGGGGCTTTTGCGGCCCAGCTCAATCCCACTTTGGAGGAACTGGCGGACATCAAAATGGCGGTATCGGAAGCGGTGACCAACGCCATCATTCATGGCTATGAATGCGATGGCAAGAGGATGGTGGAGATCCATGGGGTGATCCGCGGCTCGGTGGTGGCCTTTGAGGTCATCGATCAGGGCTGCGGCATTGACGATGTGGATCAGGCCAGGGAACCCTTCTATACGTCCAAACCGGATCTTGAGCGTTCCGGCATGGGCTTTACGGTAATGGAGACCTTCATGGATAAGGTGGAGGTGACTTCCGGCAAGGATAAGGGCACCAAGGTGTTCATGCTGAAGGCGATCAAGGCGGCCAAGGAGAGGGAAACATCGGATCATGAGTAG
- a CDS encoding anti-sigma factor antagonist (This anti-anti-sigma factor, or anti-sigma factor antagonist, belongs to a family that includes characterized members SpoIIAA, RsbV, RsfA, and RsfB.), with amino-acid sequence MQVEPISNHEEVVVVLEGELDHHSAVTVKEELDELIMNPEVRRLVLDMAGVHFMDSSGIGVVLGRYRTLKKRGGSVGVKNVSDRVDHIFKMSGLYQVVEKL; translated from the coding sequence ATGCAGGTTGAGCCCATTTCAAACCACGAGGAAGTGGTGGTGGTGCTGGAAGGTGAGCTGGATCATCATTCCGCAGTCACGGTAAAGGAAGAATTGGATGAGCTGATCATGAATCCCGAGGTACGCCGGCTGGTGCTGGATATGGCGGGAGTTCATTTTATGGATTCCAGCGGCATCGGTGTGGTGCTGGGCCGCTATCGCACGCTGAAAAAGCGGGGCGGTTCGGTGGGTGTGAAGAACGTATCCGACCGGGTGGACCACATCTTTAAGATGTCTGGACTCTATCAGGTCGTGGAAAAGCTGTAA
- a CDS encoding DUF4097 family beta strand repeat-containing protein, with amino-acid sequence MIAFIITFGYVMILFTGCSNDKQSFAEKSYEAEGTKIEEINIDVRDRQIEVSLSADHQIHIKYAESEKEYYDISVSKDNVLSMTAIENKGWLDYIGRKPELENRKIFLQIPDSFIASVKVSTTNADIKLSALNVTEDLTLSSNGGNISFEKINAGSSIAFKVKNGNITGSILGGYDDYAIACKTKKGNSNLPTEKESGSKTLSVNANNGDVEIVFCQ; translated from the coding sequence ATGATTGCTTTTATCATAACATTTGGATATGTAATGATACTATTCACAGGTTGTTCAAACGACAAACAGTCTTTTGCAGAAAAAAGCTATGAGGCCGAGGGAACAAAGATTGAGGAAATCAATATTGATGTCCGAGACAGACAAATCGAAGTGTCGCTGTCGGCTGATCATCAAATACACATTAAATATGCGGAAAGTGAAAAGGAATACTATGATATTTCCGTTTCAAAAGATAATGTCTTGTCTATGACTGCCATTGAAAATAAAGGATGGTTGGATTATATCGGGCGCAAACCCGAATTAGAAAACCGTAAAATTTTCTTGCAGATACCAGACTCATTCATTGCATCTGTTAAAGTTTCAACTACGAACGCAGACATAAAGCTTTCTGCCTTGAATGTAACAGAAGATTTAACGCTTTCTTCTAATGGGGGAAACATATCCTTTGAAAAGATAAATGCCGGAAGCAGTATTGCATTTAAAGTAAAAAACGGAAATATAACCGGCTCAATATTGGGGGGATATGACGATTACGCTATTGCGTGTAAAACTAAAAAGGGTAATAGCAATTTGCCAACCGAAAAGGAAAGCGGCTCTAAGACGCTGTCAGTGAACGCTAATAATGGCGATGTTGAAATTGTGTTTTGCCAATAA
- a CDS encoding MerR family transcriptional regulator has translation MKEYFSIGEAAKLVNTTSETLRHYDRIGLVNPSKKDEWTNYRYYTNQDIVRLNTVRALQQMDLPLREIKEVLEYDDLQKIVDYLAEAEKKADAKIAAIEYSKSKILLAKADYEKKLYGQSKNRDIFLREFPRRIIMLSSLEHPTVDNLWNYHRHFYGNIETSMHKQFEFEDAAGIYIENGKSQMFAICSRWVESDTLKVLPAGMYLCLDCNEESREIRLRELVQTVKSQYQINPGFSLQMIIISGVLKWKYQLQVPINPSS, from the coding sequence TTGAAAGAGTATTTTTCGATAGGTGAAGCTGCAAAATTGGTGAATACTACGAGTGAGACTTTACGTCATTATGACCGCATTGGATTGGTAAATCCCAGCAAAAAAGACGAATGGACAAACTATCGTTATTATACGAATCAGGATATCGTTCGTCTAAATACTGTAAGAGCATTGCAGCAGATGGATTTGCCCTTGCGGGAAATCAAAGAGGTCTTGGAATACGATGATCTTCAAAAAATAGTGGACTATCTGGCCGAAGCAGAAAAAAAGGCCGATGCTAAAATTGCAGCTATCGAATACAGTAAATCGAAGATTTTATTAGCAAAGGCTGATTATGAGAAAAAACTTTATGGGCAGTCCAAAAACAGAGATATTTTTCTAAGAGAATTTCCAAGACGGATCATCATGCTGTCCTCATTAGAGCATCCAACTGTTGATAATCTCTGGAATTATCATCGCCATTTTTATGGCAATATTGAAACATCAATGCACAAACAATTTGAATTTGAAGATGCCGCCGGGATTTACATAGAAAATGGAAAGTCTCAAATGTTCGCCATATGCTCTCGCTGGGTGGAGAGTGATACCCTTAAAGTTTTACCCGCTGGAATGTATTTGTGCCTTGACTGCAACGAAGAAAGCAGAGAAATTCGCTTGCGGGAATTAGTGCAAACGGTAAAATCCCAATATCAAATCAATCCTGGCTTTTCGTTACAGATGATCATAATATCCGGCGTCTTGAAATGGAAATACCAGCTTCAAGTTCCGATTAATCCCTCATCATAG
- a CDS encoding 5-formyltetrahydrofolate cyclo-ligase, whose product MGMDAKTARVKIWEELEKVARPDSRFSWDFGEFITDYEGSDRCADLLTKQDIYQKAKVIFITPDNNLEKFRERAFLDKKTVVMTNYGITRGFFLIRPEFIPEGKEELASVLDGVARFWKHQTLAQLMESVGHIDMMVTGASAITPSGIRFGKGHGYFDLEWAMLYTKGIVDLDVPVVAVGHDCQVVDVPVEVTDYDTAIDYIVTPTRVIRTRNEYPKPTGGVLWYRLAPGMREQIPPIQELWCEGHCK is encoded by the coding sequence ATGGGCATGGATGCAAAGACGGCCCGGGTGAAGATTTGGGAGGAATTGGAGAAGGTGGCCCGTCCCGACTCCCGGTTCAGCTGGGATTTTGGCGAGTTTATTACAGACTATGAGGGCAGCGACCGCTGTGCTGATCTTTTAACAAAGCAGGATATCTATCAAAAGGCCAAGGTCATTTTTATTACTCCTGATAATAATCTTGAGAAATTCCGGGAGCGGGCGTTTTTGGATAAAAAAACGGTAGTGATGACCAATTACGGTATCACCCGAGGCTTCTTTTTGATTCGGCCAGAGTTTATTCCGGAAGGCAAGGAGGAACTCGCCTCCGTACTGGACGGAGTGGCTCGTTTTTGGAAACATCAAACTCTGGCCCAACTCATGGAATCGGTGGGGCACATCGACATGATGGTCACCGGCGCTTCGGCAATCACGCCTTCAGGCATTCGCTTCGGAAAGGGTCACGGTTATTTTGATCTGGAGTGGGCCATGCTGTACACCAAGGGCATTGTTGACTTGGATGTGCCGGTGGTGGCGGTGGGTCATGATTGCCAGGTGGTGGATGTGCCGGTGGAAGTGACGGACTATGACACGGCTATCGACTATATCGTAACGCCCACCCGGGTGATCAGAACCCGAAACGAATATCCCAAGCCCACGGGCGGCGTCCTGTGGTACCGTTTGGCGCCCGGTATGCGGGAACAGATTCCCCCGATTCAGGAACTGTGGTGTGAAGGTCATTGTAAGTAA